From a single Streptomyces misionensis genomic region:
- the uvrB gene encoding excinuclease ABC subunit UvrB — protein sequence MRPVSHIERTVAPIEVVSPYQPSGDQPTAIADLAKRIKAGEKDVVLLGATGTGKSATTAWMIEKLQRPTLVMAPNKTLAAQLANEFREFLPNNAVEYFVSYYDYYQPEAYVPQSDTYIEKDSSINEEVERLRHSATNSLLTRRDVVVVASVSCIYGLGTPQEYVDRMVPLRVGDEIDRDELLRRFVDIQYTRNDLAFTRGTFRVRGDTIEIFPVYEELAVRIEMFGDEIEALSTLHPLTGEIISDDQQLYVFPASHYVAGPERMERAVNDIEKELGERLAELEKQGKLLEAQRLRMRTTYDIEMLRQIGTCSGVENYSMHFDGRSPGSPPNTLLDYFPDDFLLVIDESHVTVPQIGAMYEGDASRKRTLVEHGFRLPSALDNRPLKWEEFQERIGQTVYLSATPGAYELSRSDGVVEQIIRPTGLVDPEVVVKPTEGQIDDLVHEIRKRTEKDERVLVTTLTKKMAEDLTDYFLELGIQVRYLHSDVDTLRRVELLRELRSGEYDVLVGINLLREGLDLPEVSLVAILDADKEGFLRSGTSLIQTIGRAARNVSGQVHMYADKITPAMEKAIEETNRRREKQIAYNKAKGIDPQPLRKKINDIVAQIAREEVDTEQLLGSGYRKSKDGKGAKTPVPTADKPGKGKAAKGAKGKAAATVPTDRPAAELAEQIEEMTERMRAAAAELQFEIAARLRDEVSEMKKELRQMREAGLA from the coding sequence ATGCGGCCCGTTTCCCACATCGAACGCACGGTGGCGCCCATCGAGGTCGTCAGCCCCTACCAGCCCAGCGGCGACCAGCCGACGGCCATCGCCGACCTGGCCAAGCGCATCAAGGCCGGTGAGAAGGACGTCGTCCTGCTGGGCGCGACCGGCACCGGCAAGTCCGCCACCACCGCGTGGATGATCGAGAAGCTCCAGCGCCCCACCCTGGTGATGGCGCCGAACAAGACGCTGGCCGCCCAGCTGGCCAACGAGTTCCGCGAGTTCCTGCCGAACAACGCGGTCGAATACTTCGTCTCGTACTACGACTACTACCAGCCCGAGGCGTACGTCCCGCAGTCGGACACCTACATCGAGAAGGACTCCTCGATCAACGAGGAGGTCGAGCGGCTGCGCCACTCGGCGACGAACTCGCTGCTCACCCGCCGTGACGTCGTCGTGGTGGCCTCGGTGTCGTGCATCTACGGCCTCGGCACTCCCCAGGAGTACGTGGACCGGATGGTCCCCCTCCGCGTCGGCGACGAGATCGACCGGGACGAACTGCTGCGCCGCTTCGTCGACATCCAGTACACGCGCAACGACCTGGCCTTCACTCGCGGCACCTTCCGCGTCCGCGGCGACACCATCGAGATCTTCCCGGTCTACGAGGAGCTGGCCGTCCGCATCGAGATGTTCGGCGACGAGATCGAGGCGCTGTCCACGCTGCACCCGCTCACCGGCGAGATCATCAGCGACGACCAGCAGTTGTACGTCTTCCCCGCCTCCCACTACGTCGCCGGCCCCGAGCGCATGGAGCGGGCGGTCAACGACATCGAGAAGGAACTGGGCGAGCGCCTGGCCGAGCTGGAGAAGCAGGGCAAGCTGCTGGAGGCCCAGCGGCTGCGCATGCGCACCACCTACGACATCGAGATGCTCCGCCAGATCGGCACCTGCTCCGGCGTGGAGAACTACTCGATGCACTTCGACGGCCGCTCGCCCGGCTCCCCGCCCAACACCCTGCTCGACTACTTCCCGGACGACTTCCTGCTCGTCATCGACGAGTCGCACGTCACCGTTCCGCAGATCGGCGCGATGTACGAGGGCGACGCCTCCCGCAAGCGCACCCTCGTGGAGCACGGCTTCCGCCTGCCCTCCGCCCTGGACAACCGGCCCCTGAAGTGGGAGGAGTTCCAGGAGCGCATCGGGCAGACCGTCTACCTGTCGGCCACCCCGGGCGCCTACGAGCTGTCGCGCTCCGACGGCGTGGTGGAGCAGATCATCCGACCGACCGGCCTGGTCGACCCGGAGGTCGTGGTCAAGCCCACCGAGGGCCAGATCGACGACCTGGTGCACGAGATCCGCAAGCGCACCGAGAAGGACGAGCGCGTCCTGGTCACCACGCTCACCAAGAAGATGGCCGAGGACCTCACCGACTACTTCCTGGAACTCGGCATCCAGGTGCGCTACCTGCACAGCGACGTCGACACCCTGCGCCGGGTCGAGCTGCTGCGCGAACTGCGCTCCGGCGAATACGACGTCCTGGTCGGCATCAACCTGCTGCGCGAGGGCCTCGACCTGCCCGAGGTGTCCCTGGTGGCCATCCTCGACGCGGACAAGGAGGGCTTCCTGCGCTCCGGCACCTCGCTGATCCAGACCATCGGCCGCGCGGCGCGCAACGTCTCCGGCCAGGTCCATATGTACGCCGACAAGATCACCCCGGCGATGGAGAAGGCCATCGAGGAGACCAACCGCCGCCGGGAGAAGCAGATCGCCTACAACAAGGCCAAGGGCATCGACCCGCAGCCGCTGCGCAAGAAGATCAACGACATCGTCGCGCAGATCGCCCGCGAGGAGGTCGACACCGAGCAGCTCCTCGGCAGCGGCTACCGCAAGTCGAAGGACGGCAAGGGCGCCAAGACGCCCGTTCCGACGGCGGACAAGCCCGGCAAGGGCAAGGCGGCCAAGGGCGCGAAGGGCAAGGCCGCGGCCACGGTGCCCACCGACCGTCCGGCGGCCGAACTGGCCGAGCAGATCGAGGAGATGACCGAGCGGATGCGCGCCGCCGCCGCGGAGCTCCAGTTCGAGATCGCGGCCCGGCTGCGCGACGAGGTCTCCGAGATGAAGAAGGAGCTGCGGCAGATGCGGGAGGCGGGCCTCGCCTGA
- a CDS encoding MHYT domain-containing protein — protein MQGTVDGFGYGAVTPLVAFLMACLGGALGLRCITRSLLLPHSRRPVWLALGAAALGCGIWTMHFIAMLGFSIERTPVHYDQPVTYASLGLAVVMVGIGVFIVGYRGATGGPLFTGGTITGLGVASMHYLGMAGMRFHGQFVYSTPTVVASVVIGVVAAVAALWAAGRARGLLPTVGASLLMGAAVSGMHYTAMAALSVHLDGTAETTADAQTASALVPMLIGPLVMLVLVGVVVLLDPMLVVRRPAPVPVERRPGVPAAARIPRTAPHQGDHPVRRPVRQGARTPQNR, from the coding sequence ATGCAGGGCACGGTCGACGGTTTCGGCTACGGGGCCGTCACCCCGTTGGTGGCCTTTCTGATGGCCTGCCTCGGCGGCGCCCTGGGGCTGCGCTGCATCACCCGGTCCCTGCTGCTCCCGCACTCCCGGCGGCCCGTCTGGCTGGCCCTGGGCGCCGCCGCGCTCGGCTGCGGCATCTGGACCATGCACTTCATCGCCATGCTGGGGTTCAGCATCGAGCGGACACCGGTCCACTACGACCAGCCGGTCACCTACGCGAGCCTCGGGCTCGCCGTCGTCATGGTCGGCATCGGCGTCTTCATCGTCGGCTACCGGGGTGCCACCGGGGGGCCGCTGTTCACCGGCGGCACGATCACCGGTCTGGGCGTCGCCTCGATGCACTATCTCGGCATGGCCGGAATGCGCTTCCACGGCCAGTTCGTCTACAGCACCCCCACGGTCGTCGCCTCCGTCGTCATAGGGGTCGTCGCCGCCGTGGCCGCCCTGTGGGCCGCCGGCCGCGCCCGCGGGCTGCTGCCGACCGTCGGCGCCAGCCTCCTGATGGGGGCCGCCGTCAGCGGCATGCACTACACGGCGATGGCCGCCCTCAGCGTCCACCTCGACGGCACCGCCGAGACCACCGCCGACGCCCAGACGGCCTCCGCGCTCGTGCCCATGCTGATCGGCCCGCTCGTCATGCTGGTCCTCGTGGGCGTCGTCGTGCTCCTCGACCCGATGCTCGTGGTGCGCCGCCCCGCACCGGTGCCGGTCGAGCGCCGGCCGGGCGTCCCGGCCGCCGCCCGGATCCCGCGCACCGCCCCCCACCAGGGAGATCACCCGGTCCGCCGCCCCGTGCGGCAGGGGGCCCGCACCCCGCAGAACCGCTGA
- a CDS encoding TerD family protein, translating to MSVNLSKGQAISLEKNDGGTLSAVRMGLGWQAAKRRGLFGSRTKEIDLDASAVLFAEKQPVDVVFFRHLVSDDGSVRHTGDNLVGGAGQGGDDEAILVDLERVPVHIDQIVFTVNSFTGQTFQEVQNAFCRLVDESNGQELARYTLAGGGEYTAQIMAKVHRVGSGWTMTALGTSANGRTFQDLMPAILPHL from the coding sequence GTGTCCGTCAACTTGAGCAAGGGTCAGGCCATCAGCCTGGAGAAGAACGACGGGGGCACCCTCTCCGCGGTCCGCATGGGCCTGGGCTGGCAGGCGGCGAAGCGACGCGGCCTGTTCGGCTCGCGCACCAAGGAGATCGACCTGGACGCCTCGGCGGTGCTCTTCGCCGAGAAGCAGCCGGTCGACGTCGTCTTCTTCCGGCACCTGGTGAGCGACGACGGCTCGGTGCGCCACACCGGCGACAACCTGGTGGGCGGCGCCGGCCAGGGCGGTGACGACGAGGCGATCCTCGTGGACCTGGAGCGCGTCCCGGTCCACATCGACCAGATCGTCTTCACCGTGAACTCCTTCACCGGCCAGACCTTCCAGGAGGTGCAGAATGCTTTCTGCCGTCTGGTGGACGAGAGCAACGGCCAGGAACTCGCCCGCTACACGCTCGCGGGCGGCGGCGAGTACACCGCGCAGATCATGGCCAAGGTGCACCGGGTCGGCTCGGGCTGGACGATGACCGCCCTCGGCACCTCCGCCAACGGGCGCACCTTCCAGGACCTGATGCCGGCGATCCTGCCGCATCTGTAA
- a CDS encoding amino acid ABC transporter ATP-binding protein, which produces MSDAPVLRMESVRKTFGGSVVLRDVDLEVAPHTVTALIGASGSGKSTLLRCANLLEEIDDGAIWLDGEEITDPRTDQDAVRRRIGVVFQAYNLFPHMSVLDNITLAPRRVHGVSRAAAEERARELLERLGLAGKADAYPDRLSGGQQQRVAIVRALAVRPRLLLLDEITAALDPELVGEVLEVVRGLKDEGMTMVLATHEMGFARDVADQVCFLDGGVVLERGTAEQVFGEPRQERTRRFLRRIVEAGRL; this is translated from the coding sequence ATGAGCGACGCGCCTGTGCTGCGCATGGAGTCGGTCCGCAAGACGTTCGGCGGCTCGGTGGTGCTGCGGGACGTCGACCTGGAGGTGGCCCCGCACACGGTGACCGCGTTGATCGGTGCCTCCGGGTCCGGCAAGTCCACGCTGCTGCGGTGCGCCAACCTCCTGGAGGAGATCGACGACGGCGCGATCTGGCTGGACGGCGAGGAGATCACCGATCCCCGCACCGACCAGGACGCGGTCCGGCGCCGGATCGGCGTGGTCTTCCAGGCGTACAACCTCTTCCCGCACATGAGCGTGCTGGACAACATCACGCTCGCCCCGCGCCGGGTGCACGGCGTCTCCCGCGCGGCGGCCGAGGAGCGGGCCAGGGAGCTGCTGGAGCGTCTGGGGCTCGCCGGCAAGGCGGACGCCTATCCGGACCGGCTCAGCGGCGGCCAGCAGCAGCGGGTGGCGATCGTCAGGGCGCTCGCCGTGCGGCCCCGGCTGCTGCTGCTGGACGAGATCACGGCCGCCCTCGACCCCGAACTGGTGGGCGAGGTGCTGGAGGTGGTCCGGGGCCTGAAGGACGAGGGCATGACCATGGTGCTGGCCACCCACGAGATGGGCTTCGCGCGCGATGTCGCGGACCAGGTCTGCTTCCTGGACGGCGGGGTGGTGCTGGAGCGCGGCACCGCCGAGCAGGTGTTCGGGGAGCCGCGCCAGGAGCGCACCCGGCGCTTTCTGCGGCGGATCGTCGAGGCGGGCCGCCTGTAG
- a CDS encoding MFS transporter codes for MHDVRPVTSASLPRLAAASLAGAAVEFYDFFAYGTAAALVLGRLFFPSFSPLAGTLAAFATFGVGFVARPLGSVLFGHLGDRRGRRPVLVASLLLTGGSTVAVGCVPSYASIGVAAPVLLLLLRFLQGLGLGGEWGAVLLTVEHAPAERRTLWSSLPQAGPAIGFLLANGVMVALSAGLSDAQFAQWGWRVPFWVAAVPALAGLWLRSSLAESPRFLEIDDPVRMPLVEVVRRHGRLVLLAAGAMAVGYAVFYTVTTWSLSYATERLGVSRTVMLTCVMAAVVVQAPLVPAAALLGDRCGRRPMCLTGCALCALWMLPMVALLATGEPLLMFFGILGALLAFVTVFAVISAYLPELFEARVRCTGASVGYNLGGIIGGALTPVVATALAQGSGRVPWGVGVYLTAMALFSLGCFALLPETRPSRVPTVEPATTG; via the coding sequence ATGCACGATGTACGTCCTGTCACCTCCGCCTCCCTGCCCCGCCTCGCCGCCGCCTCCCTCGCCGGGGCCGCGGTCGAGTTCTACGACTTCTTCGCCTACGGGACCGCGGCGGCGCTGGTCCTGGGGCGGCTGTTCTTCCCGTCCTTCTCGCCGCTCGCCGGGACGCTCGCGGCGTTCGCGACCTTCGGTGTGGGCTTCGTGGCCAGACCGCTGGGCTCGGTGCTGTTCGGGCACCTGGGCGACCGGCGCGGCCGGCGGCCGGTGCTCGTCGCCTCGCTGCTGCTCACCGGCGGCTCCACGGTCGCGGTGGGCTGCGTGCCCTCGTACGCGTCGATCGGCGTGGCCGCGCCCGTGCTGCTGCTCCTGCTGCGGTTCCTTCAGGGGCTGGGGCTCGGCGGCGAGTGGGGGGCCGTGCTGCTGACCGTGGAGCACGCGCCGGCCGAGCGGCGCACCCTGTGGTCGAGCCTCCCGCAGGCGGGCCCGGCGATCGGCTTTCTGCTCGCCAACGGCGTCATGGTGGCGTTGTCGGCCGGGCTGTCGGACGCGCAGTTCGCGCAGTGGGGCTGGCGGGTGCCGTTCTGGGTGGCCGCCGTGCCCGCGCTGGCGGGGCTGTGGCTGCGCTCGTCGCTGGCCGAGAGCCCCCGGTTCCTGGAGATCGACGACCCCGTGCGCATGCCGCTCGTGGAGGTCGTACGGCGCCACGGGCGGCTGGTGCTGCTGGCGGCGGGGGCGATGGCCGTGGGGTACGCGGTGTTCTACACGGTGACGACCTGGTCGCTGTCGTACGCCACGGAGCGGCTCGGAGTGAGCCGCACGGTCATGCTGACCTGTGTCATGGCCGCGGTCGTCGTGCAGGCCCCTCTCGTTCCGGCGGCGGCGCTGCTCGGCGACCGCTGCGGGCGCCGGCCGATGTGCCTGACCGGGTGCGCGCTCTGCGCGCTGTGGATGCTGCCCATGGTGGCGCTGCTGGCGACCGGCGAGCCGCTGCTGATGTTCTTCGGCATCCTGGGCGCGCTGCTCGCCTTCGTCACCGTGTTCGCGGTGATCTCCGCCTATCTGCCGGAGCTGTTCGAGGCACGGGTGCGTTGCACGGGCGCCTCGGTGGGCTACAACCTCGGCGGGATCATCGGCGGCGCGCTCACCCCGGTCGTGGCCACCGCGCTGGCCCAGGGCAGCGGGCGCGTCCCCTGGGGCGTGGGAGTGTATCTGACCGCCATGGCCCTGTTCAGCCTGGGGTGTTTCGCACTGCTGCCGGAGACCCGCCCCTCGCGCGTGCCCACGGTGGAGCCCGCCACCACGGGCTGA
- the aroQ gene encoding type II 3-dehydroquinate dehydratase → MPRTLANAPIMILNGPNLNLLGQRQPEIYGRETLADVEALCAKAAAAHGGSVDLRQSNHEGELVDWIHEARLDHCGIVINPGAYSHTSVAILDALNTCDGMPVIEVHISNIHQRETFRHHSYVSLRADGVIAGCGVQGYAFGVERVAALLAAA, encoded by the coding sequence GTGCCCCGCACCCTGGCCAACGCCCCGATCATGATCCTCAACGGGCCCAACCTGAACCTGCTGGGCCAGCGCCAGCCCGAGATCTACGGCAGGGAGACCCTCGCGGACGTCGAGGCGCTGTGCGCCAAGGCGGCGGCCGCGCACGGCGGTTCGGTCGACCTGAGGCAGTCCAACCACGAGGGCGAACTGGTCGACTGGATCCACGAGGCACGCCTGGACCACTGCGGGATCGTCATCAACCCCGGCGCCTACTCCCACACCTCGGTCGCGATCCTGGACGCGCTCAACACCTGCGACGGGATGCCCGTCATCGAGGTGCACATCTCCAACATCCACCAGCGTGAGACGTTCCGGCACCACTCCTACGTCTCCCTGCGCGCGGACGGCGTGATCGCCGGATGCGGTGTGCAGGGCTACGCGTTCGGCGTCGAGCGCGTCGCGGCGCTGCTGGCCGCCGCGTAG
- a CDS encoding methylated-DNA--[protein]-cysteine S-methyltransferase, with product MDSHGQDGQRVVWTVVETDIGPLMLAATANGLVNVVFHATETVRERALERLAARFGGAPVADPDAPPLAEAIRQLRAYFAGERQDFELPLDWSLISGFNRQVLRELASGVPYGSVVGYGDLAGRVGQPGGAQAVGAAMGANPLPVVVPCHRVVESDGGIGGFGGGLETKRKLLALEGVLPEPLF from the coding sequence ATGGACAGCCATGGGCAGGACGGGCAGCGGGTCGTGTGGACCGTCGTGGAGACGGACATCGGCCCGCTGATGCTGGCGGCGACCGCGAACGGGCTGGTCAACGTCGTCTTCCACGCCACCGAAACCGTGCGCGAGCGGGCGCTGGAGCGGCTGGCGGCCCGGTTCGGCGGTGCGCCCGTCGCGGATCCGGACGCGCCGCCGCTGGCCGAGGCGATACGTCAGCTGCGGGCCTACTTCGCGGGTGAGCGGCAGGACTTCGAGCTGCCACTGGACTGGTCGCTGATCTCCGGGTTCAACCGGCAGGTGCTGCGGGAGCTGGCCTCCGGTGTGCCGTACGGCAGCGTGGTGGGGTACGGCGATCTCGCCGGGCGCGTCGGGCAGCCCGGCGGGGCGCAGGCGGTCGGCGCGGCGATGGGCGCCAATCCGCTGCCGGTGGTCGTGCCGTGTCACCGGGTGGTCGAAAGCGACGGCGGGATCGGGGGGTTCGGGGGCGGTCTGGAGACCAAGCGGAAGCTGCTCGCGCTCGAAGGGGTGCTCCCGGAACCGCTGTTCTGA
- a CDS encoding glycerophosphodiester phosphodiesterase codes for MHARVVAASAVAVLAAVVLVNPTSDARAGEVRTPLVIGHRGAPAYAPENTLPSIDEAARVGSTWVENDVQRTKDGELVVVHDDSLQRTTDAKKVFPGRAPWKVKDFTAAEIARLDAGSWFSSAYKGTRVPTLDQYMRRVEHNHQSLLLEVKNPELYPGIERQILKTLGNDGWLDRPHLKRLVVQSFSAASVRTVHELKPALTTAYLGAPPVSQLKQYARFADLINPSHGSLSKAYVSAVHGVRGAHGRPLGVYAWTVDDKATALKVAGYGVDGIISSKADVVRAALRGR; via the coding sequence ATGCACGCGCGCGTGGTCGCCGCTTCGGCCGTCGCCGTCCTGGCGGCGGTGGTCCTGGTGAACCCCACCTCCGACGCCCGGGCGGGCGAGGTGCGCACGCCCCTGGTGATCGGCCACCGGGGTGCCCCCGCCTACGCCCCCGAGAACACGCTGCCCTCGATCGACGAGGCGGCCCGGGTGGGCTCCACCTGGGTGGAGAACGACGTCCAGCGCACCAAGGACGGCGAGCTGGTGGTCGTGCACGACGACAGCCTGCAACGCACCACGGACGCGAAGAAGGTCTTCCCCGGCCGGGCGCCCTGGAAGGTGAAGGACTTCACCGCCGCGGAGATCGCCCGCCTGGACGCGGGGAGCTGGTTCTCGTCCGCCTACAAGGGCACCCGCGTACCGACACTGGACCAGTACATGCGCCGGGTCGAGCACAACCACCAGAGCCTGCTCCTGGAGGTCAAGAACCCCGAGCTGTACCCCGGCATCGAGCGGCAGATCCTGAAGACCCTCGGCAACGACGGCTGGCTGGACCGCCCGCACCTCAAGCGGCTGGTCGTGCAGAGCTTCAGCGCCGCCAGTGTGCGCACCGTCCACGAGCTGAAGCCCGCGCTGACCACGGCCTACCTCGGCGCTCCCCCGGTGTCGCAGCTGAAGCAGTACGCGCGTTTCGCCGATCTGATCAATCCGTCCCACGGATCGCTGTCGAAGGCCTACGTCTCGGCGGTGCACGGCGTCCGCGGGGCGCACGGCCGGCCGCTCGGGGTGTACGCGTGGACGGTGGACGACAAGGCGACCGCGCTGAAGGTGGCGGGGTACGGCGTCGACGGGATCATCAGCAGCAAGGCCGACGTGGTCCGGGCGGCGCTGCGCGGGCGGTGA
- a CDS encoding pseudouridine-5'-phosphate glycosidase, with protein MVLVVSEEVREALGSGRPVVALESTIIAHGLPRPRNLRVALELEEAVRGEGAVPATVAVLDGRPLIGLDKAQLERVANEDGIRKLGHRDLPLAVAARASGATTVSATARLAALAGIRVFATGGLGGVHREWTVTQDESADLGLLARTGITVVCAGVKSILDVPATLQRLETLGVAVAGYGTDRFPGFYLSDSGHPVDWTLRSPEEVAAVMRAQDALDAARSALIVANPVPEADQLDPELHARVLDEALAACAERGVTGQAVTPFLLDYLVRHTDGASLSANLAAVRGNVRLGARIAVAWARG; from the coding sequence ATGGTGCTGGTGGTGTCGGAAGAGGTCCGGGAAGCGCTCGGTTCGGGGCGGCCGGTGGTGGCCCTGGAGTCCACGATCATCGCCCATGGCCTGCCCCGCCCGCGCAATCTGCGGGTGGCCCTGGAGCTGGAGGAGGCGGTGCGTGGCGAGGGCGCGGTACCGGCGACGGTCGCCGTGCTCGACGGGCGGCCGCTGATCGGCCTGGACAAGGCGCAGCTGGAGCGGGTCGCCAACGAGGACGGCATCCGCAAGCTGGGCCACCGCGACCTGCCGCTCGCCGTGGCGGCGCGGGCCAGTGGGGCGACCACGGTGTCGGCGACCGCGCGGCTGGCCGCGCTGGCGGGCATCAGGGTCTTCGCCACGGGCGGGCTGGGCGGGGTGCACCGGGAGTGGACGGTGACCCAGGACGAGTCGGCCGACCTGGGGTTGCTGGCGCGGACCGGGATCACCGTGGTGTGCGCGGGCGTGAAGTCGATCCTGGACGTGCCCGCGACCCTGCAACGGCTGGAGACGCTGGGTGTGGCCGTCGCCGGGTACGGCACCGACCGGTTCCCCGGCTTCTATCTGTCCGACTCGGGGCATCCGGTGGACTGGACGCTGCGCAGTCCGGAAGAGGTCGCCGCGGTGATGCGGGCGCAGGACGCGCTGGACGCGGCGCGGTCGGCGCTGATCGTGGCCAATCCGGTGCCGGAGGCGGACCAGCTCGACCCGGAGCTGCACGCGCGCGTGCTGGACGAGGCGCTCGCCGCCTGCGCGGAACGAGGCGTCACGGGTCAGGCGGTGACGCCGTTCCTCCTGGACTACCTGGTCCGGCACACGGACGGCGCGTCGCTGAGTGCCAACCTGGCGGCGGTGCGCGGCAATGTGCGGCTGGGGGCGCGGATCGCCGTCGCGTGGGCGCGGGGGTGA
- a CDS encoding calcium:proton antiporter, which translates to MISWLRSLARRWTIPVPVIAIVLLVLTWHRAMPAPVIALVTVVLAGAVLAAVHHAEVVAHRIGEPFGSLVLAIAVTVIEVALIVTLMADGGDKSSTLARDTVFAAVMITCNGIVGICLLVGSLRHGTAVFNPEGTGAALATVATLATLSLVLPTFTTSKPGPQFSSLQLTFAALSSLILYALFVTTQTVRHRDYFLPITRQGEVISAEDHASPPSKRTALISLGLLGLALIGVVGLAKGVSPAIEAGVAAVGLRQAVVGVIIALLVLLPETIAALRAARRDRVQTSMNLALGSSMASIGLTIPAVALASLWLPGPLILGLEPVHMLLLALTVVVASLTVIPGRATPLQGGVHLVLFAAYLELAINP; encoded by the coding sequence ATGATCAGTTGGCTGAGATCACTCGCCCGGCGATGGACCATCCCCGTGCCGGTGATCGCGATCGTCCTGCTGGTCCTCACGTGGCACCGGGCCATGCCCGCCCCGGTCATCGCCCTGGTGACGGTCGTGCTCGCCGGGGCCGTCCTCGCGGCGGTGCACCACGCGGAGGTGGTCGCCCACCGGATCGGCGAACCCTTCGGCTCCCTGGTGCTAGCCATCGCCGTCACCGTCATCGAAGTGGCCCTCATCGTCACACTGATGGCCGACGGCGGCGACAAGAGTTCCACCCTGGCCAGGGACACCGTCTTCGCCGCGGTGATGATCACCTGCAACGGCATCGTCGGCATCTGCCTGCTCGTCGGCTCGCTGCGGCACGGCACGGCGGTCTTCAATCCCGAGGGCACCGGCGCCGCCCTGGCGACGGTGGCGACCCTGGCCACGCTGAGCCTGGTGCTGCCCACCTTCACCACCAGCAAGCCCGGACCCCAGTTCTCCTCCCTGCAACTGACGTTCGCCGCGCTGTCCTCGCTGATCCTCTACGCCCTGTTCGTGACCACCCAGACGGTGCGCCACCGGGACTACTTCCTGCCCATCACCCGGCAGGGTGAGGTCATCAGCGCCGAGGACCACGCGAGCCCCCCGTCCAAGCGCACCGCGCTGATCAGCCTCGGCCTCCTCGGCCTGGCCCTGATCGGCGTCGTCGGCCTGGCCAAGGGCGTGTCGCCCGCGATCGAGGCGGGGGTGGCGGCGGTGGGCCTGCGCCAGGCCGTCGTCGGCGTGATCATCGCCCTGCTCGTGCTGCTTCCCGAGACGATCGCCGCACTGCGCGCCGCGCGCCGCGACCGGGTGCAGACCAGCATGAACCTCGCGCTCGGATCGTCGATGGCCAGCATCGGCCTGACCATACCGGCGGTGGCGCTCGCCTCGCTGTGGCTGCCGGGACCGCTCATCCTCGGCCTGGAACCCGTCCACATGCTGCTGCTCGCGCTGACGGTGGTGGTCGCCTCCCTCACTGTGATTCCGGGGCGGGCCACCCCCTTGCAGGGCGGTGTCCACCTCGTGCTCTTCGCGGCCTATCTGGAGCTGGCGATCAATCCTTAG
- a CDS encoding TerC family protein: MEVSTTLWVLTVLGLAALIGIDFLVGRKPHEVSIKEAGVWTVVWIALAALFGAGLLVFGGGRPAGEFFAGYITEKSLSVDNLFVFVLIMTKFAVPALYQRRVLLIGVLIALVLRAVFIAAGAAIVTSFSWVFFLFGAFLMWTAWKLVQEARADNADEEEFEENRLLKAAERRFGVADRYHGTKLWVRQNGKRIMTPMLVVMLAIGTTDVLFALDSIPAIFGLTQDPYIVFTANAFALMGLRQLYFLLGGLLKKLVHLSYGLSVILGFIGVKLVLHALHESGVPVPQISIPVSLGVICAVLAVTTFTSLMASRKQTAAEAGADAEGERKEAVDA; this comes from the coding sequence GTGGAAGTCTCCACGACCCTGTGGGTCCTGACCGTCCTGGGTCTGGCCGCCCTGATCGGAATCGACTTCCTCGTCGGGCGAAAGCCCCATGAGGTGTCGATCAAAGAAGCCGGTGTCTGGACCGTCGTCTGGATCGCCCTGGCCGCACTCTTCGGTGCCGGTCTCCTCGTCTTCGGCGGCGGGCGCCCGGCCGGCGAGTTCTTCGCGGGCTACATCACCGAGAAATCGCTCAGCGTCGACAACCTCTTCGTCTTCGTCCTGATCATGACGAAGTTCGCGGTGCCCGCCCTGTACCAGCGGCGCGTGCTGCTCATCGGCGTCCTGATAGCCCTGGTGCTGCGCGCCGTGTTCATCGCGGCCGGAGCCGCGATCGTCACCAGCTTCTCCTGGGTGTTCTTCCTCTTCGGCGCCTTCCTGATGTGGACCGCCTGGAAGCTCGTCCAGGAGGCCCGCGCCGACAACGCGGACGAGGAGGAGTTCGAGGAGAACAGGCTGCTGAAGGCCGCGGAGCGCAGGTTCGGCGTGGCCGACCGCTACCACGGCACCAAGCTGTGGGTCCGGCAGAACGGCAAGCGGATCATGACCCCGATGCTGGTCGTGATGCTCGCCATCGGCACCACGGACGTCCTGTTCGCCCTGGACTCGATCCCCGCGATCTTCGGCCTGACCCAGGACCCGTACATCGTCTTCACCGCCAACGCCTTCGCGCTGATGGGCCTGCGCCAGCTGTACTTCCTCCTCGGCGGCCTGCTGAAGAAGCTGGTCCACCTCTCCTACGGCCTGTCCGTCATCCTCGGCTTCATCGGCGTGAAGCTGGTGCTCCACGCGCTGCACGAGTCGGGTGTCCCGGTTCCCCAGATCAGCATCCCGGTGTCGCTCGGGGTGATCTGCGCCGTCCTGGCCGTCACCACGTTCACCAGCCTCATGGCCTCCCGGAAGCAGACCGCCGCGGAGGCCGGCGCGGACGCCGAGGGCGAGCGGAAGGAGGCCGTGGACGCCTGA